A genomic window from Xenorhabdus cabanillasii includes:
- the purU gene encoding formyltetrahydrofolate deformylase gives MQNAIIQKKILRTICPDSKGLIAKITNICYKHQLNIVQNSEFVDHLTGRFFMRTELEGIFNDEIFLTDLDDALPVGSSRELNTAGRRRIVIMVTKEAHCIGDILVKSAYEGLDVEIAAVIGNYTTLQPLVEQFDIPFHHISHEGLSREQHDEALMAQIDQYNPDYVVLAKYMRVLTPAFVQHYPNQIINIHHSFLPAFIGARPYHQAYERGVKIIGATAHYVNDNLDEGPIITQDVINVDHSYTAEEMMRAGRDVEKNVLSKALHSVFSQRVFVYGNRTIIL, from the coding sequence ATGCAAAACGCAATTATACAAAAAAAAATCTTGCGTACAATTTGTCCTGATTCCAAAGGATTAATCGCGAAGATCACAAATATTTGTTACAAGCATCAATTGAATATTGTACAAAATAGTGAGTTTGTCGATCATCTCACTGGTCGTTTCTTCATGCGTACAGAGCTGGAAGGTATCTTTAATGATGAAATATTTCTGACCGACCTGGATGATGCTCTTCCTGTTGGTTCAAGCCGTGAATTGAATACAGCAGGTCGTCGTCGTATTGTTATCATGGTGACAAAAGAAGCCCACTGTATCGGTGATATATTAGTAAAAAGTGCTTATGAAGGATTGGATGTGGAAATAGCCGCTGTTATTGGCAACTATACCACCTTGCAGCCATTAGTTGAGCAGTTTGATATTCCTTTCCATCATATCAGCCATGAAGGTTTGAGCCGGGAACAGCACGATGAAGCGTTAATGGCGCAGATAGATCAATATAACCCCGACTATGTTGTACTCGCCAAGTACATGCGTGTCTTAACACCGGCATTCGTTCAGCATTACCCAAATCAAATTATTAATATTCACCACTCATTCTTACCAGCATTTATAGGAGCCCGTCCTTATCACCAGGCTTATGAACGTGGGGTCAAAATCATTGGAGCCACTGCACATTATGTCAATGATAACTTAGATGAAGGCCCTATCATCACTCAGGATGTGATTAACGTGGATCATAGTTATACTGCTGAAGAGATGATGCGGGCAGGACGAGATGTCGAGAAAAATGTGCTAAGTAAAGCATTGCACTCGGTTTTTTCTCAACGTGTGTTTGTGTATGGTAACCGCACTATTATTCTGTGA
- the xthA gene encoding exodeoxyribonuclease III, with product MKFVSFNINGLRARPHQLTAIVEQHRPDVIGLQETKVHDEMFPLEEVSKLGYNVFYHGQKSHYGVALLTRQKPIKVQKGFPTDEDDAQRRIIMADIETPLGSLTVINGYFPQGESRDHPVKFPAKAKFYQDLQTYLERKQSPESNILIMGDMNISPTDLDIGIGENNQKRWLKTGKCSFLPEEREWMERLKSWGLVDTFRAHHPEINDQFSWFDYRSKGFDDNRGLRIDLLLASRPLAEKCLSAGIDYGIRSMEKPSDHAPVWAEFKI from the coding sequence ATGAAATTTGTATCATTCAATATTAATGGCCTGCGGGCACGCCCTCATCAACTTACTGCGATTGTTGAACAACATCGGCCTGACGTGATTGGATTACAAGAAACAAAAGTTCATGATGAAATGTTCCCTTTAGAAGAAGTTAGTAAACTTGGTTACAATGTCTTCTATCACGGTCAAAAATCCCATTACGGTGTGGCCCTGCTGACACGCCAGAAGCCAATTAAAGTTCAGAAAGGTTTTCCTACGGATGAGGATGATGCACAGCGTCGTATTATCATGGCAGATATTGAAACACCTCTAGGCTCATTGACTGTAATTAATGGTTACTTTCCACAAGGTGAAAGCCGCGATCATCCGGTCAAATTTCCTGCAAAAGCAAAATTCTACCAAGATTTACAAACCTATCTGGAAAGAAAGCAATCCCCAGAATCCAATATTCTTATTATGGGAGATATGAATATCAGTCCGACTGATCTTGATATTGGGATCGGTGAAAATAACCAAAAACGCTGGTTGAAAACCGGAAAATGCTCTTTCTTACCGGAAGAAAGAGAGTGGATGGAACGCCTTAAAAGTTGGGGGCTGGTCGATACGTTTCGGGCACATCATCCTGAGATCAATGATCAATTCTCCTGGTTTGATTATCGCTCTAAAGGGTTTGACGATAACCGGGGGCTTCGTATTGATTTGTTACTTGCCAGCCGTCCATTAGCGGAAAAATGCCTTTCTGCTGGTATAGATTATGGTATCCGTAGCATGGAAAAACCATCTGATCACGCTCCTGTTTGGGCTGAATTTAAAATTTGA
- the sppA gene encoding signal peptide peptidase SppA, translating into MRTLWKFIAAIFKWSWKLLNFVRQFISNLIFILLVVLVATGVLVYKEQFRLDNDYNGALYVNLSGIVVDQVSVLNPLDQLGRDLVDSSSSRSQETSVFDIVDSIRRAKSDPKITGMVLKLDDFIGADQSSMRYIGKVINEFKSSGKPVIAIGNNYSQAQYYLASYANKIFLAPQGSVSLHGFSTNRLFYKSLLENLKVSTHIFRVGTYKSAVEPMMRNDMSDDARKADALWLNELWNNYRQVIATNRKIPFDQVLSDPSTFIEKFHKAGGNGALYAFQNGLVDKIAPLNVMEKKLIHKFGWDKQNQHFNYISINDYIAKQPVQNSYQNNGNIAVIIVEGAIMDGKQSNGIAGGDTIAAQLREARMNPEIKAIILRVNSPGGSIGASELIRSELTAIREGTDENGKKVNQKPIVVSMGGLAASGGYWVSTPANYIIASPNTLTGSIGVFGVFNTFEKSLDHLGVNTDGVSTHPLSDISLTKGINPLFSDVMQLSIENGYNQFIGLVANSRRKSADEIKKIAEGRVWSGSDAKKNGLVDQLGDFDDAVKKAVELAGLKTASLDWMQPELSLTEKLMLEFSSSAQAIMPNILQSMLPAPFAQVAQDMKQQAVFYNRMNDPQNVYAFCLNCENIR; encoded by the coding sequence ATGCGTACTTTATGGAAGTTTATAGCAGCAATATTTAAATGGAGTTGGAAACTGCTAAATTTCGTTCGCCAATTTATTTCCAACCTGATTTTTATCCTATTGGTTGTATTAGTCGCCACTGGCGTTCTCGTATATAAAGAGCAATTCCGCTTAGACAATGATTATAATGGGGCATTATATGTCAACTTATCCGGTATTGTTGTTGATCAAGTGTCTGTTCTCAATCCACTGGATCAGCTCGGACGGGATCTTGTTGACTCCTCCAGCAGCCGTTCACAGGAAACCTCTGTGTTCGATATTGTTGATAGTATCCGACGGGCGAAAAGTGACCCTAAAATTACCGGTATGGTATTGAAGTTAGATGATTTTATTGGTGCCGATCAGTCTTCTATGAGATATATAGGTAAAGTCATCAATGAATTTAAGAGTTCAGGTAAACCAGTTATTGCCATCGGGAATAACTATAGCCAAGCACAATATTATTTAGCCAGTTACGCAAACAAAATATTCCTTGCTCCACAGGGAAGCGTGTCCCTTCATGGCTTCTCAACCAACCGTCTGTTCTATAAATCATTATTAGAAAATCTGAAAGTTTCCACCCACATTTTCCGAGTTGGTACATACAAATCAGCAGTAGAGCCAATGATGCGGAATGATATGTCAGATGATGCCCGTAAAGCAGATGCGCTCTGGCTTAATGAACTTTGGAACAATTACCGGCAAGTTATTGCCACCAACAGGAAAATACCTTTTGACCAGGTACTTTCTGACCCTTCAACGTTTATTGAAAAATTCCATAAGGCTGGAGGAAATGGCGCCCTCTATGCGTTTCAAAACGGTTTAGTAGATAAAATTGCGCCTCTGAATGTCATGGAAAAGAAACTGATACATAAATTTGGTTGGGATAAACAAAATCAGCATTTCAACTATATCAGTATTAATGACTATATTGCTAAACAACCAGTCCAAAACAGTTATCAAAACAATGGCAACATTGCGGTGATCATTGTTGAAGGTGCAATCATGGATGGTAAACAATCCAATGGTATAGCAGGTGGTGATACAATCGCAGCACAACTGCGAGAAGCACGTATGAATCCCGAAATCAAAGCCATTATATTGCGTGTAAACAGCCCTGGCGGCAGTATCGGCGCATCTGAGCTGATCCGCAGTGAACTCACGGCAATTCGGGAAGGTACTGATGAAAATGGTAAAAAGGTCAATCAGAAACCAATCGTTGTTTCAATGGGGGGTCTTGCGGCATCAGGGGGATACTGGGTATCCACGCCAGCTAACTACATTATTGCATCACCAAATACTTTAACTGGCTCCATTGGTGTTTTCGGTGTCTTCAATACCTTTGAAAAAAGCCTGGATCATCTTGGTGTGAATACAGATGGAGTTTCAACACATCCACTGTCTGATATTTCATTAACAAAAGGTATAAACCCTCTGTTTTCTGACGTTATGCAATTGTCGATTGAAAACGGTTACAACCAATTTATCGGACTGGTGGCTAATTCCCGGCGTAAGTCAGCAGATGAGATTAAGAAAATCGCCGAAGGTCGTGTCTGGAGTGGTAGTGATGCTAAAAAGAATGGCCTGGTCGATCAGTTAGGCGATTTCGATGATGCCGTGAAGAAAGCTGTTGAATTAGCCGGCCTCAAAACAGCATCATTAGACTGGATGCAGCCAGAGCTTTCCCTCACTGAAAAACTCATGCTGGAGTTTTCTTCATCTGCTCAGGCAATTATGCCAAATATTCTGCAATCAATGTTGCCGGCACCATTTGCTCAGGTTGCACAAGACATGAAACAGCAGGCAGTATTTTATAATCGCATGAATGATCCGCAGAATGTTTATGCGTTCTGCCTGAATTGCGAGAATATCCGCTAG
- a CDS encoding YchJ family protein, producing MTKVCHCGSGSPFAHCCGPYIDNHYPAPDAESLMRSRYSAYVTENVDYLIATWHPDCKAETWRSEIEQSFVGVQWLGLNVIDTNKGQHNNEAYVEFSACFIEQEKQYRQLIHERSRFLRIDQHWFYIDGVRPETGRNDPCPCGSGKKYKKCCS from the coding sequence TTGACAAAAGTATGTCACTGTGGCAGCGGCTCACCTTTCGCACATTGCTGCGGCCCTTATATTGATAATCACTACCCTGCTCCAGATGCCGAATCTCTGATGCGTTCCAGATATAGCGCTTATGTGACGGAGAATGTCGATTATCTGATTGCAACCTGGCATCCTGATTGTAAGGCAGAAACCTGGCGTTCAGAAATAGAACAAAGCTTTGTTGGTGTACAGTGGCTAGGGTTGAATGTGATCGACACAAATAAAGGGCAACATAATAACGAAGCCTACGTCGAATTTTCAGCTTGCTTTATTGAGCAGGAAAAGCAATATAGACAATTGATACATGAGCGTTCTCGTTTTTTGCGTATTGACCAACATTGGTTCTATATAGATGGTGTTCGCCCCGAAACAGGACGCAATGATCCTTGCCCATGTGGTTCGGGCAAAAAATATAAAAAATGCTGTAGTTAA
- the galU gene encoding UTP--glucose-1-phosphate uridylyltransferase GalU — MLPATKAIPKEMLPLVDKPLIQYVVNECIKAGINEIILVTHSSKNSIENHFDTSFELEAILEKRVKRQLLDEVQSICPNHVTIMQTRQGIAKGLGHAVLCAKPLIGDEPFAVILPDVILDEYSTDLSEYNLSEMLSRFNDSGTSQILVEPVPVENVSDYGIVDCFGENLQPGDSKPIARVVEKPKPEEAPSNLSIVGRYVLSEKIWPLLAKTAPGAGDEIQLTDAIAMLMEKEPVEAYHLKGRSHDCGNKLGYMQAFVEYGMKHKQLGESFRDWIITLQTQIEK, encoded by the coding sequence ATGTTACCAGCCACTAAAGCTATTCCTAAAGAAATGCTGCCTCTGGTTGATAAGCCACTTATTCAATACGTTGTCAATGAATGTATTAAAGCAGGCATTAATGAAATTATTCTGGTTACACATTCATCCAAAAACTCTATAGAAAACCATTTTGATACTAGCTTCGAGCTAGAGGCAATTCTTGAAAAAAGAGTGAAGCGTCAGCTTTTGGACGAAGTTCAATCGATTTGTCCTAATCATGTGACGATCATGCAGACCCGTCAGGGGATCGCTAAAGGATTGGGGCATGCGGTGTTATGTGCTAAGCCACTTATTGGCGATGAACCATTTGCTGTTATTCTGCCGGATGTCATTTTGGATGAGTACAGTACAGATTTATCGGAATACAATTTGAGCGAAATGTTATCACGTTTTAATGATAGCGGAACAAGTCAAATACTGGTTGAACCGGTTCCTGTTGAGAATGTTTCTGATTATGGGATTGTTGATTGCTTTGGAGAAAACCTGCAACCAGGTGACAGTAAACCAATTGCCCGTGTTGTTGAAAAGCCCAAACCAGAAGAAGCCCCTTCAAACCTTTCCATTGTCGGTCGCTATGTATTATCTGAGAAAATCTGGCCATTACTGGCAAAAACAGCGCCAGGAGCAGGGGATGAAATTCAGCTTACCGATGCTATTGCCATGTTGATGGAAAAAGAGCCTGTTGAGGCATATCACTTAAAAGGCCGCAGTCATGATTGTGGTAATAAATTGGGTTATATGCAGGCGTTTGTTGAATATGGCATGAAGCATAAGCAGTTGGGAGAATCATTCAGAGACTGGATTATAACCTTACAAACTCAGATTGAAAAATAA
- a CDS encoding helix-turn-helix domain-containing protein — translation MFFSRKLEAFMAVVEMGSLSKAARVMNRTTPPVAKSIKDFEATLGKRLFKREKFGMILTKDGVELYNDLKELYLKEKEITKKHFSGTICNSVNIYYDWGKDRHLISLYKAADRNNAQVNILRFSYDNIDEIVDYEGNTIILSSEKILSDRFSLVRKIEGQNLGICCRQELIDEANGDLTQLLKKKTWLCDPVLYKSDFIKNLEEDMIKNGEKVNIRQMDNMECCLNFIQSKDYIFITDARSGALEEGKSLGFIPISRADAVNQCYVYKSKSHSSVLNRFIDSVSDME, via the coding sequence ATGTTTTTTTCTCGTAAATTAGAAGCATTCATGGCGGTGGTGGAAATGGGTTCTTTAAGCAAAGCGGCAAGAGTGATGAACCGTACGACTCCCCCAGTCGCTAAATCAATTAAAGACTTTGAGGCGACGTTAGGAAAGCGCTTATTTAAAAGGGAGAAGTTTGGGATGATACTGACTAAAGACGGAGTGGAACTATATAATGACCTAAAAGAACTTTATTTGAAAGAAAAGGAAATTACAAAGAAACACTTTAGCGGAACTATTTGTAACAGTGTCAATATCTACTATGATTGGGGGAAAGACAGACATCTGATTTCACTTTATAAAGCAGCAGACAGAAATAATGCTCAAGTTAATATATTACGCTTTAGTTATGATAACATTGATGAAATAGTTGACTATGAGGGCAATACGATAATTTTAAGCTCAGAAAAAATACTCAGTGATAGATTCAGTCTGGTTCGTAAAATTGAAGGGCAGAATTTAGGTATTTGCTGCCGTCAAGAGTTAATAGATGAAGCCAATGGTGATTTAACTCAATTATTGAAAAAGAAAACGTGGTTGTGTGATCCAGTTCTCTATAAAAGCGATTTTATAAAGAATTTGGAAGAGGATATGATAAAGAACGGAGAGAAAGTTAATATAAGACAAATGGACAATATGGAGTGCTGTCTTAATTTCATTCAATCCAAAGATTATATTTTTATTACAGATGCCCGTTCTGGTGCGTTGGAGGAAGGAAAAAGCCTAGGCTTTATTCCAATATCACGAGCTGATGCAGTTAATCAGTGTTACGTTTATAAATCTAAATCCCACTCAAGCGTGTTAAATCGTTTTATCGACTCCGTTAGTGATATGGAGTAA
- a CDS encoding DNA topoisomerase III — protein MRLFIAEKPSLARAIADILPKPHRRGDGFIECGNNQFVTWCVGHLLEQSEPDAYDSRYARWVLADLPIIPEKWQLKPRAAVAKQLNTIKSLLERADEVIHAGDPDREGQLLVDEVLDFLQLDNNKKQNVQRCLINDLNPQAVLKAVERLRSNREFIPLCVSALARARADWLYGINMTRAYTLLGQNAGYQGVLSVGRVQTPVLGLVVRRDEEIEHFVPKDFFEVKAYIVTPKEERFTAVWQPSESCVDFQDEEGRIIHRPLAEHVVTRITGQPAHVIVYQDKRESETAPLPFSLSSLQIEAAKRFGLSAQDVLDICQRLYETHKLITYPRSDCRYLPEEHFAGRQAVLNAISVHTAHLLPQDALDTEKKNRCWDDKKVDAHHAIIPTARSSQINLTENEHHIYGLIARQYLMQFFPDAVFRKCTIELDIAGGKFIAKARFLAEAGWRTLLGNKERNEENEGTPLPVVAKGDELLCEKGEVVERQTQPPRPFTDATLLSAMTGIARFVQDKALKKVLRATDGLGTEATRAGIIELLFKREFLYKKGRYIHATPAGRALIHVLPDMAVLPDMTAHWESKLTQISEKQVRYQDFMLPLHETLQQLIWQAKQYRNLKAFRELPPVPVKGKKSKKKKTKTDKAG, from the coding sequence ATGCGTCTTTTTATTGCAGAAAAACCTAGCCTGGCACGAGCCATTGCCGATATTTTACCAAAACCTCATCGTCGGGGAGATGGGTTTATTGAGTGTGGTAATAACCAATTTGTTACCTGGTGTGTAGGCCATCTGTTAGAGCAGTCTGAGCCAGATGCTTACGATAGCCGTTATGCGCGCTGGGTATTGGCTGATTTGCCGATCATTCCTGAAAAATGGCAGTTGAAACCACGGGCAGCCGTTGCCAAACAACTTAATACGATTAAATCTCTTCTGGAAAGGGCTGATGAAGTTATTCATGCCGGAGACCCTGATCGTGAAGGTCAATTACTGGTGGATGAAGTATTGGATTTTTTGCAATTGGATAATAATAAAAAGCAAAATGTCCAACGCTGCTTGATCAACGACTTAAATCCACAGGCGGTACTTAAAGCGGTTGAGCGTTTAAGGAGTAACCGGGAATTTATTCCTTTATGTGTTTCAGCACTCGCCAGAGCTAGAGCGGACTGGCTCTATGGCATTAATATGACCCGTGCTTATACATTGCTGGGGCAGAATGCCGGCTACCAGGGAGTGTTATCTGTCGGACGTGTTCAGACCCCTGTACTGGGGTTGGTTGTTCGTCGTGATGAGGAAATAGAGCATTTTGTACCGAAAGATTTCTTTGAGGTCAAAGCTTATATTGTTACTCCGAAAGAAGAACGGTTTACGGCTGTATGGCAACCCAGTGAGTCCTGTGTTGATTTTCAGGATGAAGAAGGCCGGATTATCCATCGGCCTTTAGCAGAGCATGTTGTAACGCGTATTACAGGGCAACCTGCTCATGTTATCGTGTATCAGGATAAACGGGAATCAGAAACGGCACCATTACCATTTTCTCTCTCTTCATTACAAATTGAAGCAGCCAAGCGCTTTGGTTTAAGTGCTCAGGATGTATTGGATATTTGTCAGCGACTTTATGAAACACATAAATTGATCACTTACCCACGTTCTGATTGTCGTTATTTGCCGGAAGAGCATTTTGCAGGGCGTCAGGCTGTCTTAAATGCCATTTCAGTTCATACCGCGCATTTATTACCACAGGATGCGTTGGACACGGAGAAAAAGAACCGTTGTTGGGATGATAAAAAAGTTGATGCCCATCATGCGATTATTCCCACAGCCCGAAGCAGCCAGATTAATCTGACGGAAAATGAACACCATATTTATGGATTGATTGCCAGACAGTACTTGATGCAGTTTTTCCCGGATGCGGTATTCCGCAAGTGTACGATCGAGCTTGACATTGCAGGTGGAAAATTCATAGCAAAAGCTCGTTTTCTGGCAGAAGCTGGCTGGAGAACCTTATTGGGTAATAAAGAGCGAAATGAGGAAAATGAAGGCACTCCGCTGCCTGTTGTTGCCAAAGGTGATGAACTTTTATGTGAAAAAGGAGAAGTGGTGGAGAGGCAGACTCAACCACCGCGTCCTTTTACTGATGCGACTTTATTGTCTGCAATGACAGGAATTGCCCGATTTGTACAGGATAAAGCACTAAAAAAAGTGTTACGAGCAACAGATGGTCTGGGCACAGAAGCAACGAGAGCCGGTATTATTGAATTACTGTTTAAACGGGAATTTCTGTATAAAAAAGGGCGCTATATCCATGCAACACCTGCGGGGCGGGCGCTTATCCATGTATTACCTGATATGGCTGTATTGCCCGATATGACAGCACACTGGGAGTCAAAACTAACACAAATCAGTGAAAAACAAGTCCGCTATCAGGATTTTATGTTGCCTCTTCACGAAACGTTGCAGCAGTTGATTTGGCAGGCAAAACAGTATCGAAATTTGAAGGCTTTTAGGGAGTTACCTCCTGTTCCCGTGAAAGGAAAAAAGAGTAAAAAGAAGAAAACAAAGACCGACAAAGCCGGGTAG
- a CDS encoding UDP-glucose dehydrogenase family protein yields the protein MKVTVFGIGYVGLVQATVFAEVGHDVLCVDVDTRKVENLKNGQIPIFEPGLESLVKKNYTEGRLNFTTDAKAGVAHGKLQFIAVGTPPDEDGSADLQYVTAVARTIAENMDNYKVVVDKSTVPVGTADKVNAVMQAALAERGANIPYDVVSNPEFLKEGAAVADCMRPERIIIGCDNDSVIDVMRELYEPFNRNHDRMIVMDIRSAELTKYAANCMLATKISFMNEIANLAEMLGADIEHVRQGIGSDSRIGYHFIYPGCGYGGSCFPKDVQALIRTSEQIGYTPRILQAVEQVNEKQKRKLPVFVKRHFGEDLSGKTFAIWGLSFKPNTDDMREASSRVLMEVLWESGAKIQAYDPEAMQEAQRIYGQRDDLALMGTKEAALKGADALIICTEWQNFRAPDFDVIKNSLKTPVIFDGRNLYDPERLQSRGFTYYGIGRGASINPVI from the coding sequence ATGAAAGTTACTGTATTTGGTATTGGCTACGTTGGCTTGGTCCAGGCAACCGTGTTTGCCGAAGTCGGGCATGATGTACTTTGTGTTGATGTTGATACAAGAAAAGTTGAAAACCTGAAAAATGGCCAGATCCCCATTTTTGAACCGGGACTGGAATCCCTGGTTAAAAAAAATTATACCGAAGGGCGTCTGAACTTTACAACGGATGCTAAAGCTGGCGTCGCACATGGCAAATTACAGTTTATCGCCGTAGGAACACCTCCTGATGAAGATGGCTCTGCTGATCTGCAATATGTCACTGCTGTAGCCCGGACCATTGCAGAGAATATGGATAACTACAAAGTGGTAGTTGATAAATCAACTGTTCCTGTAGGAACTGCGGATAAAGTCAACGCTGTCATGCAAGCAGCTTTGGCTGAACGTGGAGCTAATATTCCATATGATGTTGTTTCCAATCCTGAATTTTTGAAGGAAGGGGCCGCAGTTGCTGATTGTATGCGTCCTGAACGCATTATCATTGGCTGTGATAACGACAGCGTGATTGATGTGATGAGAGAGCTGTATGAGCCGTTTAATCGTAATCATGATCGTATGATTGTTATGGATATTCGCAGTGCGGAGCTAACAAAATATGCCGCTAATTGCATGTTAGCAACCAAAATTAGTTTTATGAATGAAATTGCTAACCTGGCAGAAATGTTGGGGGCAGATATTGAGCATGTGCGTCAAGGTATTGGTTCTGATTCACGTATTGGGTATCACTTTATTTATCCGGGGTGTGGATATGGCGGTTCATGTTTTCCCAAAGATGTGCAGGCATTGATTCGCACTTCTGAACAAATCGGATATACGCCCAGGATTTTACAGGCAGTAGAGCAGGTTAACGAAAAACAAAAAAGGAAATTACCTGTTTTTGTTAAGCGTCACTTTGGTGAAGATCTATCTGGCAAGACATTTGCGATATGGGGATTATCATTTAAGCCTAATACAGATGATATGCGAGAAGCATCAAGCCGTGTATTGATGGAAGTATTATGGGAAAGTGGTGCCAAAATACAAGCTTATGATCCAGAAGCTATGCAGGAAGCTCAGCGTATTTATGGACAGCGGGATGATCTTGCGCTGATGGGTACAAAAGAAGCTGCATTAAAAGGTGCAGATGCTTTGATTATTTGTACAGAATGGCAAAACTTTAGGGCACCTGATTTTGATGTTATAAAAAATTCACTCAAAACTCCGGTTATTTTTGATGGACGTAATCTTTATGATCCTGAACGTCTGCAATCCAGAGGATTTACATACTATGGCATTGGTCGTGGTGCCTCTATTAATCCAGTCATTTGA
- a CDS encoding NAD(P)H nitroreductase produces MNALELLLNRRSVSRLTAPAPEGEALQHILAAGMRAPDHGALRPWHFIVMQGEGIDKFSNLLEKAATDGAMDEDVVEKAKNAPYRAPMIITVIAKVAEHAKVPAWEQVVAAGCSVHAMQMAAVAQGFGGIWRSGSWTEDPTVRAGLGCEENDKIVGFLYLGTPELKAPMKVSTPDLTGFVSYF; encoded by the coding sequence ATGAATGCTTTAGAACTTTTATTGAATCGTCGTTCTGTTTCACGTTTAACCGCTCCAGCTCCGGAAGGAGAGGCATTGCAACATATTCTTGCGGCAGGAATGCGGGCTCCAGATCATGGAGCATTACGTCCCTGGCATTTTATTGTGATGCAGGGGGAAGGGATTGATAAATTCAGTAATTTGCTCGAAAAAGCAGCAACTGATGGTGCTATGGATGAAGATGTGGTGGAAAAAGCAAAAAATGCACCTTATCGCGCACCTATGATTATTACTGTTATTGCCAAAGTTGCTGAACATGCAAAAGTGCCCGCCTGGGAACAAGTTGTGGCGGCAGGTTGTTCAGTTCATGCTATGCAAATGGCTGCGGTGGCTCAGGGGTTTGGCGGAATATGGCGTTCTGGCTCCTGGACTGAAGATCCAACAGTCAGAGCGGGTTTGGGATGTGAAGAAAATGACAAAATTGTTGGATTCCTCTATTTGGGCACACCGGAACTTAAAGCTCCGATGAAAGTTTCAACACCAGATTTAACGGGTTTTGTCAGTTATTTCTAA
- the ansA gene encoding asparaginase, whose translation MQKKSIYVVYTGGTIGMQHSPNGYIPVSGHLQRQLAQMPEFHRPEMPTFTLREHHPLIDSSDMSPDDWGIIANDIYQNYHDYDGFVILHGTDTMAFTTSALSFMFENLSKPVIVTGSQIPLEALRSDGQTNLLNALYLAANYPVNEVSLFFNNKLFRGNRTVKAHADGFNAFSSPNCSPLIEAGINIRTFNIAPIPTSHGDFIVHQIKSQPIGVVTIYPGLSCQVVENILMQPVKALILRSYGVGNAPQRSDLLKILREATERGIIVVNLTQCISGRVNMEGYANGHALATSGVISGYDMTFEATLTKLHYLLSQHYETEEIRSLMQQNLRGELSYSDK comes from the coding sequence ATGCAGAAGAAATCTATCTATGTTGTTTATACAGGTGGCACAATCGGGATGCAGCATTCTCCCAATGGTTACATTCCTGTCTCTGGTCACTTACAACGGCAACTTGCACAGATGCCGGAATTCCATCGCCCAGAAATGCCAACATTCACGCTCCGTGAACATCACCCTCTTATCGATTCTTCTGACATGAGTCCGGATGATTGGGGGATTATCGCCAACGATATTTACCAGAATTACCATGATTACGACGGTTTTGTGATCCTGCATGGTACAGATACCATGGCTTTCACTACCTCAGCACTCTCTTTCATGTTTGAAAACCTAAGCAAACCCGTTATCGTGACAGGGTCGCAAATACCTTTAGAAGCACTGCGTTCAGATGGTCAGACAAATTTGCTGAATGCATTGTACCTGGCGGCCAATTATCCCGTTAACGAAGTTAGCCTGTTTTTTAACAATAAATTGTTTCGTGGGAATAGAACGGTTAAAGCCCACGCCGATGGTTTTAACGCCTTTTCATCTCCCAATTGCTCTCCACTCATCGAAGCCGGGATCAATATCCGTACATTTAATATTGCTCCCATACCGACCAGTCATGGCGACTTTATCGTACATCAAATCAAATCACAGCCAATCGGCGTTGTAACTATCTATCCGGGATTATCCTGTCAGGTAGTTGAAAATATCCTGATGCAACCTGTCAAAGCACTGATTTTACGCTCTTATGGCGTTGGTAATGCCCCACAGCGTTCAGATTTATTAAAAATCCTAAGAGAAGCGACTGAACGAGGCATCATTGTGGTCAATTTAACACAATGTATCTCTGGAAGAGTCAATATGGAAGGTTATGCCAATGGCCATGCGCTAGCTACATCAGGCGTGATCAGCGGCTATGATATGACTTTTGAAGCAACACTGACCAAACTGCACTACTTGTTGAGCCAGCACTATGAAACCGAAGAAATCCGCTCGCTAATGCAACAAAATCTACGCGGAGAATTGAGCTACTCCGACAAGTAA